Proteins from a single region of Geothrix sp. PMB-07:
- a CDS encoding GH92 family glycosyl hydrolase: MSFLRAALCAALAVVLQAAPARKPKPVDLVDPFIGTGGHGHTFPGPSLPFGMIQPGPDTRLTGWDGCSAYHFSDSVIYGFSHTHLSGVGVSDYGDVLLLPATGAVKLTTGYRAKGEQTPTFDASGYGSHFRKDHEKASAGYYAVSLDDYGVKAELTSTLRAAFHRYTFERAEGAHVLLDLQHRDEVIAASLKVVDDHTIQGLRRSKAWAADQPVYFVARFSKPFLAELAVDDQVRAGLKSAEGKNLKAVLRFKVKPGETILAKVGLSGVDIEGARRNLDGEIPHWDFERTRAAAKAAWSKQLDKVDVEGGTESQRAIFYTALYHSFLQPNVFTDADGRYLGRDLKVHRAVGYTQHTVFSLWDTFRAAHPLYTILETRRTRDFIRTFLAQADQGGFLPVWELWGNETGCMIGNHAIPVIVDAYLKGIRDFDAEKAFEAMKKSAMQDRLGLAAYRRYGYIPFDQEVESVSKTLEYAYNDWCIAQMAKALGKQEDYATFLRRSQAYQHLLDPETGLMRPKANGRFKTPFDPAEVDHNYTEANAWQYSFFVPHDVAGHMARLGGPAGYAAKLDEMFAASSRTNGRDQVDITGLVGQYAHGNEPSHHMAYLYNFAGQPWKTQAMVRRLMDEMYHKDPDGLIGNEDCGQMSSWFLLSAMGFYPVNPCGGEYVIGSPLFKRVTLKLENGKRFVIQAQGDGPYVQSTKLNGQSTTRGFLRHDDIQKGGVLAFTLGVNPNTAWGSREEDRPHTAVREQLVQPAPYVAKGDLVFQERTQVSLASPLSGASIHYTLDGSTPTPASPRYETPIDLHESATLTFIAYAAGLPVSPVVETRFKRMPVAWAVDLKTPFHPQYSAGGAQALVDGVRGGQDFRLGGWQGFMGTDLVAVVDLRAARPLRTLALGCLQDQNAWIFMPTEVSFELSLDGQSWGPAVVVKNPISPKQEGVVLHDFKAELGGQQARYIRLRARSIGPCPDWHKGTPGPSFLFVDELVVE; encoded by the coding sequence ATGTCTTTTCTTCGTGCCGCCCTTTGCGCTGCCCTGGCCGTGGTTCTCCAGGCGGCGCCAGCCCGCAAACCCAAGCCGGTCGATCTCGTGGATCCCTTTATCGGGACGGGTGGCCATGGACACACCTTCCCCGGCCCAAGCCTGCCCTTCGGCATGATCCAGCCCGGCCCGGACACGCGGCTCACGGGCTGGGATGGCTGCAGCGCCTACCATTTCAGCGACTCGGTGATCTACGGTTTCAGCCACACGCACCTCTCGGGTGTGGGCGTTTCCGACTACGGCGACGTGCTGCTGCTTCCCGCCACGGGCGCCGTCAAGCTGACCACGGGGTACCGGGCCAAAGGTGAGCAGACGCCCACCTTCGATGCCAGTGGCTACGGCAGCCACTTCCGCAAGGACCACGAGAAGGCCTCGGCGGGCTATTACGCCGTATCGCTGGATGACTATGGCGTGAAGGCCGAGCTCACCTCCACCCTGCGGGCGGCCTTCCACCGCTACACCTTCGAGCGCGCCGAGGGCGCCCATGTGCTGTTGGACCTGCAGCACCGCGACGAGGTCATCGCGGCTTCCCTGAAGGTGGTGGACGATCACACCATCCAGGGCCTGCGGCGCTCCAAGGCCTGGGCCGCGGATCAGCCTGTCTATTTCGTGGCGCGGTTCTCCAAGCCCTTCCTGGCCGAATTGGCCGTGGACGATCAGGTGCGGGCCGGGCTCAAGTCCGCTGAAGGGAAGAACCTCAAGGCCGTGCTTCGCTTCAAGGTGAAACCCGGTGAAACCATTCTGGCCAAGGTGGGCCTTTCGGGCGTCGACATCGAAGGTGCCAGGCGCAACCTCGACGGCGAGATCCCCCACTGGGATTTCGAGCGCACCAGGGCCGCCGCCAAGGCCGCCTGGAGCAAGCAGCTGGACAAGGTGGATGTGGAGGGCGGCACGGAGAGTCAGCGCGCCATCTTCTACACAGCCCTCTACCACAGCTTCCTGCAGCCCAATGTTTTCACCGATGCGGATGGCCGCTACCTGGGCCGCGACCTCAAGGTCCACCGGGCGGTGGGCTATACGCAGCACACCGTTTTCAGCCTCTGGGACACGTTCCGCGCCGCCCACCCCCTCTACACGATTCTGGAAACCCGGCGCACCCGCGACTTCATCCGCACCTTCCTGGCGCAGGCCGATCAGGGGGGCTTCCTCCCCGTGTGGGAGCTCTGGGGCAATGAGACTGGCTGCATGATCGGCAATCACGCGATCCCGGTCATCGTGGATGCCTACCTGAAGGGCATCCGGGATTTTGATGCTGAGAAGGCCTTCGAGGCCATGAAGAAAAGCGCGATGCAGGATCGGCTGGGCCTGGCGGCCTATCGCCGCTACGGCTACATCCCCTTCGATCAGGAGGTGGAGAGCGTGTCGAAGACGCTGGAATACGCCTACAACGATTGGTGCATCGCCCAGATGGCCAAGGCCCTCGGCAAGCAGGAGGACTACGCCACGTTCCTGCGGCGCTCCCAGGCCTACCAGCACCTGCTGGATCCGGAAACCGGCCTCATGCGGCCCAAGGCCAATGGCCGGTTCAAGACGCCCTTCGACCCCGCTGAGGTCGACCACAACTACACGGAGGCGAACGCCTGGCAGTACAGCTTCTTCGTGCCCCATGACGTGGCGGGCCACATGGCCCGCCTGGGCGGGCCCGCGGGCTACGCGGCCAAATTGGACGAGATGTTTGCCGCCAGCAGCCGCACCAACGGGCGCGACCAGGTGGACATCACGGGCCTTGTGGGCCAGTACGCGCACGGCAACGAGCCCAGCCACCACATGGCCTACCTCTACAACTTCGCGGGCCAGCCCTGGAAGACGCAGGCCATGGTGCGCCGCCTCATGGACGAGATGTACCACAAGGACCCCGATGGCCTCATTGGCAACGAAGACTGTGGCCAGATGAGTTCCTGGTTCCTCCTGAGCGCCATGGGTTTCTACCCCGTGAACCCCTGCGGCGGCGAATATGTCATCGGCTCACCCCTCTTCAAGCGGGTGACCCTGAAACTGGAAAACGGCAAGCGCTTCGTCATCCAGGCCCAGGGGGACGGCCCCTACGTGCAGTCCACCAAGCTGAACGGCCAGTCCACCACCCGGGGGTTCCTGCGCCACGACGACATCCAGAAGGGCGGGGTGCTGGCCTTCACCCTCGGCGTGAATCCCAACACCGCCTGGGGCTCGCGTGAAGAGGACCGCCCCCACACCGCCGTGCGGGAGCAGCTGGTCCAGCCCGCGCCTTATGTGGCGAAGGGCGACCTGGTCTTCCAGGAGCGCACGCAGGTGAGCCTGGCCTCCCCCCTTTCGGGGGCCTCCATCCACTACACCCTGGATGGCAGCACGCCGACCCCGGCTTCGCCCCGGTATGAGACGCCCATCGACTTGCATGAGAGTGCCACCCTGACCTTCATCGCCTACGCGGCGGGCCTTCCGGTGAGCCCCGTGGTGGAGACCCGCTTCAAGCGCATGCCAGTGGCGTGGGCCGTGGATCTGAAGACTCCGTTCCATCCCCAGTACTCCGCCGGAGGAGCCCAGGCCCTGGTGGATGGTGTCCGGGGCGGACAGGATTTCCGCCTGGGGGGCTGGCAGGGCTTCATGGGGACCGACCTCGTGGCCGTGGTGGACCTGCGCGCGGCGCGGCCCCTCCGCACCTTGGCGCTGGGCTGCCTGCAGGATCAGAACGCGTGGATCTTCATGCCCACCGAAGTCAGTTTCGAGCTGTCCTTGGATGGCCAGAGCTGGGGCCCGGCGGTGGTGGTGAAGAACCCCATCTCCCCGAAACAGGAAGGCGTCGTTCTGCATGATTTCAAGGCAGAACTAGGCGGCCAGCAGGCCCGGTACATCCGCCTGCGGGCCCGCTCCATCGGCCCCTGCCCGGATTGGCACAAAGGCACGCCCGGCCCCAGTTTCCTCTTCGTGGATGAGCTGGTGGTCGAGTAG
- a CDS encoding thioredoxin family protein: MQWKSAALMACLSFLPAWAQTPIKGEAEYRTALARAQAEGKPLFVFLWTAYSQQCLYVQKEVLPSPDAQAALAGFIPISVQLHTETKLEIRENRLLARRWNLSVFPTFLILDRDGRELKRREEILHTGSDLADWVK, translated from the coding sequence ATGCAATGGAAGTCAGCCGCCCTGATGGCTTGCCTGTCCTTTCTTCCTGCCTGGGCCCAGACCCCCATCAAGGGCGAGGCTGAATACCGCACCGCCCTGGCCCGCGCCCAGGCCGAAGGCAAACCGCTCTTCGTCTTTCTCTGGACGGCCTACAGCCAGCAGTGCCTGTACGTCCAAAAGGAAGTGCTCCCCTCCCCGGATGCCCAGGCGGCCCTGGCAGGCTTCATCCCCATCTCGGTGCAGCTCCACACCGAGACCAAACTGGAGATCCGGGAGAACCGCCTCCTGGCCCGCCGCTGGAACCTTTCCGTCTTCCCCACGTTTCTCATCCTGGACCGTGACGGACGGGAGTTGAAGCGGCGGGAGGAGATCCTCCACACAGGCTCGGACCTGGCGGATTGGGTGAAGTAA
- a CDS encoding ROK family protein: protein MNVFNDRRTVLTLDAGGTNFAFGAMRGGEEVVEPLVMPSHGHDLERCLATLREGFREIQSRLAEAPCAISFAFPGPADYPAGIIGNLANLPAFRGGVALGPMLEEHFRLPTFINNDGDLFAYGEAIAGLLPEVNRTLEEAGSPKRFRNLFGATFGTGFGGGLVHNGQLFLGDNAAAGEIWTLRNKLDPTYTAEEGVSIRAVRRVYASRVGLPLDLAPEPLEIFEIAQGQKPGDLAAARAAFRRMGEVAGDALASVTTLFDGLVVIGGGLAGAAPLFLPWLVGELNSCLESPTGSRFPRLEVKAFNLEDAQERTEFLQAEVHQIPVPGTSRLVPYDPFKRIGVGLSRLGTTRATAIGAYAFALAQLDKH from the coding sequence ATGAATGTGTTCAACGACCGCCGTACCGTTCTCACCCTCGATGCCGGGGGCACCAACTTCGCCTTCGGCGCCATGCGCGGTGGCGAGGAAGTCGTGGAACCTCTGGTCATGCCCTCCCATGGGCACGACCTGGAGCGCTGCCTGGCCACCTTGCGGGAAGGCTTCCGGGAGATCCAGAGCCGCCTCGCTGAAGCGCCCTGCGCCATCAGCTTCGCCTTCCCGGGCCCGGCGGACTACCCGGCTGGCATCATCGGCAACCTGGCCAACCTGCCCGCCTTCCGCGGCGGGGTGGCGCTGGGTCCCATGCTGGAGGAGCATTTCCGGCTTCCCACTTTCATCAACAACGACGGCGACCTTTTCGCCTATGGCGAGGCCATCGCCGGACTGCTGCCCGAGGTGAACCGCACGCTGGAGGAAGCGGGCAGCCCCAAGCGCTTTCGCAACCTGTTCGGTGCCACCTTTGGCACCGGCTTCGGGGGCGGTCTGGTGCACAACGGGCAGCTGTTCCTGGGTGACAACGCGGCGGCCGGTGAAATCTGGACCCTGCGCAACAAGCTGGACCCTACCTATACCGCCGAGGAAGGGGTGAGCATCCGCGCGGTGCGCCGCGTCTATGCCTCACGCGTCGGCCTGCCGCTGGATCTGGCGCCAGAGCCTTTGGAAATTTTTGAAATCGCCCAGGGCCAGAAGCCAGGAGACCTGGCCGCCGCGAGGGCTGCCTTCCGCCGCATGGGTGAGGTGGCCGGGGATGCCCTGGCCAGCGTCACCACCCTGTTCGATGGCCTCGTGGTCATTGGTGGCGGCCTGGCTGGCGCCGCGCCCCTCTTCCTGCCCTGGCTGGTGGGCGAATTGAACAGCTGCCTGGAATCGCCCACGGGCTCACGGTTTCCGCGCCTGGAGGTAAAGGCCTTCAACCTGGAGGATGCCCAGGAACGCACGGAGTTCCTTCAGGCCGAGGTCCACCAGATCCCGGTGCCGGGCACCTCCCGCCTGGTTCCTTATGACCCCTTCAAGCGCATCGGTGTGGGCCTCTCGCGCCTTGGCACCACCCGCGCCACCGCCATCGGGGCCTACGCCTTCGCCCTGGCCCAACTGGACAAGCACTAA
- a CDS encoding sugar MFS transporter — MQFKTLPIFLAFLLMGVADAMGPLSSAVSANPFMAALMPFFVFIAFALFSVPGGVLAARIGKKKLLLLGLALCTVAVAVPAFLNPPFPLLLAAIFLLGVGTTFLQVAGNPIMRDVSNEGDYSRNLALAQGIKGVGSTASAFLVTAITGLAYFAAMGWRGAFPVFFVLMALALLLVSTLHVQEAQAEVPPSVANSLALLKEPVFALAVFGIFVYVGAEVCMAAFLKPTLETLGLNAKAAALAGPSLFFGTLTVGRLVAGGLKVSARAFFRLSAILGLAGLVFIMTGTKPLVILGVVLGGLGFANIWPMLFSITVEERPGRASELSGLMCMAISGGALVPLAMARLGGGRPVAFVVPALCFGYLVILSMKGSRKAEA, encoded by the coding sequence ATGCAGTTCAAGACCTTGCCCATATTCCTGGCCTTCCTGCTCATGGGCGTGGCCGACGCCATGGGGCCGCTCTCCAGCGCGGTTTCAGCGAACCCGTTCATGGCGGCGCTGATGCCCTTCTTCGTCTTCATCGCCTTCGCGCTCTTCAGCGTGCCGGGCGGCGTGCTGGCGGCGCGCATCGGCAAGAAGAAGCTGCTCCTTCTGGGGCTGGCCCTCTGCACCGTGGCCGTGGCTGTGCCCGCCTTCCTGAATCCGCCTTTCCCCTTGCTGCTCGCCGCCATTTTTCTGCTGGGCGTGGGCACCACCTTCCTCCAGGTGGCAGGCAACCCCATCATGCGCGATGTGAGCAACGAAGGGGACTACAGCCGCAACCTGGCGCTGGCCCAGGGCATCAAAGGCGTGGGCAGCACCGCCTCGGCCTTTCTCGTCACCGCCATCACCGGCCTGGCCTACTTCGCGGCCATGGGTTGGCGGGGCGCCTTTCCTGTCTTCTTCGTCCTCATGGCCCTGGCGCTGCTGCTGGTGAGCACGTTGCATGTGCAGGAAGCCCAGGCCGAAGTGCCGCCCAGCGTGGCGAACTCCCTGGCGCTGCTCAAGGAGCCGGTCTTCGCCTTGGCGGTGTTTGGCATCTTCGTGTATGTGGGGGCGGAGGTCTGCATGGCCGCCTTCCTCAAACCCACCCTGGAGACCTTGGGGCTGAATGCGAAGGCCGCGGCCTTGGCGGGCCCCAGCCTCTTCTTCGGCACCCTCACGGTGGGGCGTCTGGTGGCGGGCGGTCTGAAGGTGTCGGCCCGCGCCTTCTTCCGCCTCTCGGCGATTCTGGGGCTTGCGGGTCTCGTGTTCATCATGACGGGCACCAAGCCCCTCGTGATCCTGGGTGTGGTGTTGGGTGGCCTCGGCTTCGCCAACATCTGGCCCATGCTCTTCAGCATCACCGTGGAAGAGCGGCCCGGCCGGGCCTCTGAGCTGAGCGGGCTCATGTGCATGGCCATCAGCGGGGGGGCGCTGGTGCCCTTGGCCATGGCCCGGCTGGGAGGCGGGAGGCCGGTGGCCTTCGTGGTGCCCGCGCTTTGTTTCGGGTATCTGGTGATCCTGTCCATGAAGGGCTCGAGAAAGGCCGAGGCCTGA
- a CDS encoding TonB-dependent receptor, with amino-acid sequence MNGLVRDEAGRPVAGAKVILTSPALFTDRTLTTDARGEWRAPLLPLGTYRVVVVKEGMISGEIQGIHLGLGVVSRQDLTLRTVAVAAATVEVVSDSVALPKTDTKAASNFSQEELTTIPTTDHGFFGAAMLTPGVVNDTTTYRPTIRGGSTNNTMYQVNGAMVKNESRGYFGGENWFVEDNVEDVQVILSPLNARLGRVLGGAINVTTKTGSDEFHGSIRSSATRLNWKSTRPQDDYRSINQDTISPHYDITLNGPIIPGRLRFAFATILVPGGTDTGTLAWGVDNNRPVRVAQVSGPSWANAINDLTNTDPTTFLPTTNRFGHLDSLVPSGYRFSRFDAGAEIARKNDYKYYEGKLTFAINMDHTVEAGYLKADQTKGPTDYYDDLWNTSAIAALGQNTTAQRNLSLVYRGILSSNWFLEGKFNKAKTDQTYGTGDALHGGTGQKVLAYGTNASGSRVSDGWPFGYISPGLDGDRNTNANLNVTANLEGMGNHEIDFGVDYYQSQRLSPGSWGTNHAFFRAPGLFLNPSTQDILVPTIHTGGANWTSVGQSGAGYSGPIPSVQTFLGGGGTYNNDHQALYVNDQWTLNSHWNVMGGLRWEKFIAKDADGSTVFTTSDYSPRLQVRYDVKGDNANLVTFTAARLLGYLPQAFTKYLTKSEEQIEVDRQFTGVAGQPVAGPGDMVGGVDHYGVRLISLSQFYDLNNYKKVLAFNDTSKTTRIDGTLKVPYMDEFTLGFAHNFKNNSSFRITYVNRSWRRDWAFAQDYAPDQMVLLKDPTNSGLPSMYSQVTRVFNSSELKRDYQGLELDFTVRKSWYTFGGNWTYSRLTGNNEGSDVAGQMIADYGVSGYYNQRNWQVANGKANDFAPYGLLGNDQTHRINLFLTTMHPAGAGRITTGWFLRYATGAHYGSNVDVDFSPKISNLPNDANGVSYPEAPTGYQKYFGGRNANTQNDRWFLNCQINYEVPVWAKLRMFGEIKIDNVLNHFVNNYNTSYKPTDTVGNSHLILDVTKFGTTEPGSANNYWNDGRKVTASFGFRF; translated from the coding sequence ATGAATGGCCTCGTCCGCGATGAGGCGGGCCGTCCCGTGGCCGGGGCCAAGGTGATCCTCACCTCCCCCGCCCTCTTCACCGACCGCACCCTCACGACCGATGCCCGCGGCGAGTGGCGGGCCCCCCTGCTTCCCCTCGGCACCTACCGCGTGGTGGTGGTGAAGGAAGGCATGATCTCCGGTGAAATCCAGGGCATCCACCTGGGCCTCGGCGTGGTGTCCCGCCAGGACTTGACCCTGCGCACCGTGGCCGTGGCCGCTGCGACAGTGGAAGTCGTGAGCGACAGCGTCGCGCTGCCCAAGACAGACACCAAAGCCGCCAGCAATTTCAGCCAGGAAGAGCTCACCACCATCCCCACTACAGACCACGGCTTCTTCGGGGCGGCGATGCTGACCCCCGGCGTGGTGAACGACACGACCACCTACCGGCCCACCATCCGCGGCGGCTCCACGAACAACACCATGTACCAGGTGAACGGCGCCATGGTGAAGAACGAGAGCCGCGGCTACTTCGGCGGCGAAAACTGGTTCGTGGAAGACAACGTCGAAGACGTCCAGGTCATCCTCTCCCCCCTGAACGCCCGGCTGGGACGTGTGCTGGGTGGCGCCATCAACGTCACCACCAAGACCGGCAGCGATGAATTCCATGGGTCCATCCGCTCCAGCGCCACCCGCCTGAACTGGAAATCCACCCGTCCCCAGGATGACTACCGCTCCATCAACCAGGACACCATCAGTCCCCACTACGACATCACCCTCAACGGCCCCATCATCCCCGGCCGCTTGCGTTTCGCCTTCGCCACCATCCTCGTTCCCGGCGGCACGGACACCGGCACCTTGGCCTGGGGCGTGGACAACAACCGGCCTGTGCGGGTCGCGCAGGTCAGCGGCCCCTCCTGGGCCAACGCTATCAATGACCTGACCAACACTGATCCCACCACCTTCCTACCCACCACGAATCGCTTCGGCCATTTAGATAGTCTCGTGCCCTCGGGCTACCGCTTCAGTCGCTTCGACGCCGGCGCCGAAATCGCCCGCAAGAACGACTACAAGTACTACGAAGGCAAGCTCACCTTCGCCATCAACATGGACCACACGGTGGAAGCCGGCTACCTGAAGGCCGATCAGACCAAGGGACCCACGGACTACTACGACGACCTCTGGAACACCAGCGCCATCGCGGCCCTGGGCCAGAACACCACGGCTCAGCGCAACCTCAGCCTGGTCTACCGCGGCATCCTCAGCTCCAACTGGTTCCTGGAAGGCAAATTCAATAAAGCGAAGACCGACCAAACCTATGGCACGGGCGATGCGCTCCACGGCGGCACCGGACAGAAGGTCCTCGCCTATGGAACCAATGCCAGCGGATCGCGGGTTTCCGATGGCTGGCCCTTCGGCTACATCTCTCCTGGGCTGGACGGCGACCGCAACACGAATGCGAACCTGAATGTGACGGCGAACCTGGAAGGCATGGGCAACCACGAAATCGATTTCGGCGTGGACTACTACCAGTCCCAGCGCCTGTCGCCGGGCTCCTGGGGCACCAACCACGCCTTCTTCCGTGCCCCTGGCCTTTTCCTCAACCCAAGCACCCAGGACATTCTCGTTCCGACCATCCACACGGGTGGCGCCAACTGGACCAGCGTGGGCCAGAGCGGTGCGGGCTACAGTGGTCCCATCCCCTCCGTGCAGACGTTCCTGGGCGGTGGCGGCACCTACAACAACGACCACCAGGCCCTCTACGTGAACGATCAGTGGACCCTCAACAGCCACTGGAATGTCATGGGCGGCCTCCGCTGGGAGAAGTTCATCGCGAAGGATGCGGACGGTTCGACGGTGTTCACCACCTCCGATTACTCGCCCCGTCTTCAGGTCCGGTATGACGTGAAAGGCGACAACGCCAACCTCGTGACCTTCACAGCTGCCCGCCTTCTGGGCTACCTGCCCCAGGCCTTCACCAAGTACCTCACGAAGTCTGAAGAACAAATCGAGGTGGACCGCCAGTTCACAGGCGTTGCCGGACAGCCCGTGGCGGGTCCCGGCGACATGGTGGGCGGCGTCGATCACTATGGCGTTCGCCTCATCTCCCTCAGCCAGTTCTACGATTTGAACAACTACAAAAAAGTTCTGGCCTTCAACGACACCTCCAAGACCACCCGAATCGACGGCACTCTGAAGGTGCCGTACATGGACGAGTTCACCCTTGGTTTCGCGCACAACTTCAAGAACAACTCCAGCTTCCGGATCACGTACGTGAACCGCAGCTGGCGCCGCGACTGGGCCTTCGCCCAGGACTACGCGCCCGACCAGATGGTGCTGCTGAAGGATCCTACCAACTCAGGCCTGCCCTCCATGTATTCGCAGGTGACCCGCGTCTTCAACAGCAGCGAGCTGAAGCGCGACTATCAGGGCCTGGAACTTGACTTCACCGTGCGCAAGAGCTGGTACACCTTTGGTGGCAACTGGACCTACAGCCGCCTCACGGGTAACAACGAAGGCAGCGACGTGGCCGGGCAGATGATCGCCGACTATGGTGTGAGCGGGTATTACAACCAGCGCAACTGGCAGGTCGCCAACGGCAAGGCCAACGACTTCGCGCCCTACGGCCTGCTTGGGAACGACCAGACCCACCGCATCAACCTCTTCCTCACCACCATGCATCCCGCCGGCGCGGGCCGCATCACCACGGGCTGGTTCCTGCGCTACGCCACCGGGGCCCACTACGGGTCCAACGTGGATGTGGATTTCAGCCCCAAAATCAGTAACCTTCCCAACGATGCCAACGGCGTGAGCTACCCCGAGGCACCGACTGGATATCAGAAGTATTTTGGCGGCCGCAACGCCAACACGCAAAACGACCGTTGGTTCCTGAACTGCCAGATCAACTACGAAGTACCCGTCTGGGCCAAGCTCCGCATGTTCGGCGAGATCAAGATCGACAACGTGCTGAATCACTTCGTGAACAACTACAACACTTCTTACAAACCCACCGATACCGTAGGCAACAGCCACCTCATCCTGGATGTGACCAAGTTCGGCACCACCGAGCCTGGCAGCGCGAACAACTACTGGAACGATGGGCGCAAAGTCACCGCCAGCTTCGGCTTCCGCTTCTGA
- a CDS encoding outer membrane beta-barrel protein yields MARKTLLAVLALAAIGSPGLRAEDLTGPWYTGLDLNIGSKSISGDMPGAKGFTIHGGRTFWTGFAGTGYRLTAEFGTLSDTSQLTNRDVKYTQAQLGGELIVNTPLPKLKFVMGVNVNKLKISSDYDSYTSTADNQVHPAGNTSHTINGLKLGGKVGLEYFVDRHWSARCFYQIVEAGTSSEQVTMDNPLWANNGSVGHYHDQGKYSITPGWLQVGVSYHF; encoded by the coding sequence ATGGCTAGAAAGACACTTCTCGCGGTGCTGGCGCTGGCCGCCATCGGCTCCCCCGGACTGCGTGCGGAGGATCTCACCGGCCCTTGGTACACGGGGCTTGATCTCAACATCGGCAGCAAATCCATTTCGGGCGATATGCCAGGCGCCAAAGGTTTCACGATCCACGGAGGCCGCACTTTCTGGACGGGCTTCGCCGGCACCGGCTACCGCCTCACGGCGGAATTCGGAACCCTTTCCGACACCTCCCAGCTCACGAACCGGGACGTCAAATACACCCAGGCCCAGCTGGGCGGCGAACTGATCGTGAACACACCGCTTCCAAAGCTGAAGTTCGTCATGGGCGTCAACGTCAACAAGTTGAAGATCTCCTCCGACTACGACAGCTACACCAGCACGGCCGACAATCAGGTTCACCCGGCCGGGAACACGTCGCACACCATCAACGGCCTGAAGCTGGGCGGCAAGGTGGGACTGGAGTACTTCGTGGATCGGCACTGGTCCGCGCGCTGCTTCTACCAGATCGTAGAGGCCGGCACGAGCAGTGAGCAGGTGACCATGGACAACCCGCTCTGGGCCAACAACGGCTCCGTCGGCCACTATCACGATCAGGGCAAGTATTCCATCACGCCTGGCTGGCTGCAGGTGGGCGTGAGCTACCACTTCTGA